In Malaclemys terrapin pileata isolate rMalTer1 chromosome 14, rMalTer1.hap1, whole genome shotgun sequence, the genomic stretch ATGGCCTATTCCCTGTTGCCCTGGAATGCCAGATTCCTTCCCTTTCCTGGCTACTCCAGAGTGAGTAGCTGATCCTTTTCCTGTTTTTGCCCCGATCATGTATAACAGCTTTCCTGCCTATTTGCAGTtaaatgattctatgattctcttcaAATCCCATCTCACAAATGTCATCTGGTCTCCCAGACCTATTGAGTGACCTAATACAGATATTGCGCCAGTTTAGCTAAAATCAATGTAAAAACTAATttggttaaaccagtgcaaaagtcctgtgtggacacacttgcATCAGTCTACAGCTGGTTTACAGTGGATTAACTTGCATCAGTCAATCACAAAGGTTTCATATCAGGCTCATTATTTAAATTGAGAggttcagaaaaataaaattaaatcataTTAAATAACTCCAAGAATGTGAGTACTGCATAccaatattttcattgatttttctttatttctttttgtctctttccttttcttgGTTCTGTAGTAAGAGCATCCATATCATTGTGTGCGATTGCTGTAATTAAAACTACTGATGCATTTGTATAATGCAGTCTTGACAAAATCTAGCACCCTCAAATCTAGCAAAAAATTATGGATTTGGAAGCACGATTAGTCTGAATGCCTACATGCATCCCTAAAATATGCTTTTACCAATAATTGCTCCGAGTTAGTGTGAGCCACCAAGACCAATTCAGAGCAGATGTAATCAGGTGCAGATCCATTTATCTTAATTGGTAACTACAGTATACGTTGCTATTGGTCCAGCTAAGGATAAattaatgttttatttacatGTCTCTTTTGGTACAGTCTCTTTGGCATAGTAGAGACATCTGAGCTGATACCTTTAAGCCAGGCCACAACCAGATTGTTGCTACCAGACCCTACGTTTCTTTCTCATGCCATGATGAGGAGTGGTCCCTCTTGTCACAAAGCTTCCTCAGGGTTTGTGAACTTTTGCAGCAACAGATTGGATAGCCCATCTGGCTGCCTCTGACCTTTTTATGGTGTAGCAGGACACAGGAGGCATTGAACTGGACCAGGTTATGGAGACTTAGCAAGCTGGTACTTTTCTTTCAGGTCTGCCATCTTGTGTTCCAGAAACTAAGCTATGATGCTGGGgtttttttacaaaatgtaagTCTCCTTACAAAGACAACCTGATTACAAAGAAAAGGTACAAATTGTGAATTGAGGATAAACCGATATAGTagtatctgcctgagtctgcagacagcatgAGTCAGTAGCTCTGAGAAGGGAAAAATCCTTTAATTAATATCATGTTGACTCCGAAGCTTAATGATCATTTCAATGTAaacattattaactatttcactgttgaacaaaatattcaaaaaagaagaaagatGACAATCAGATGATGTCACTCCGTGCAGAGCACCCAAGAAAGAAGGAAGATGCTATTAAGAAGATCTGCACACTTTATTGTGACTGATGTCTAACATTGGCAGGTCAAGTGGGTAGGGCTCGGTTTGTGGATGGAGCTTGAGAGAATACTACTACTTTGTCCCAGTTTTGACCCTGGATATAGGACACATGCCACTAGCCACCTGACAGCGTATTGTCTTCTGGCCAACTGAATGCATCTATAATACTGGGAAGGGGGCACTGAGAATTCTAGAGGTTTCCTTTGTACCAGTGCAGAGTAGGCACTGGAAATGGGCTGAGCAGTAGCAGCAGAAATCAGAGTTGAATCTGTGTAGCTGGGACCATCAGGAACCAAGATCCTTCCCTCTTCCTGCAGGAATTGCTTTAGCTGCTCTGTGTCTTTAAGAGGCTGACACTATCCTGCAAATGAGCCATTATAAAGGCAGGTAAGCAGCAGCAATTGGATCAAAGAGCTGAGAGCAAAGCAGAGCACAGCAGCCTGCATAATGACCGGACACCACTGCTGGGGATACGGACAGGATGATGGTATGTTACATCCATCCTTTCCTAACctaatcactctctctctctctttctctcccgaTCATCAGCTCCTCAATATCCTTGTCTAATCCTTGCAGAGATGCCTGTATTTCATCATCTGCAGGCATCAAATGTGCAGCAGGCAGTTAACTAGTTTATCAGTATTAAACAACACCGAAAGAAGGGCACCTGGAGATGACAAACTTCACCTGCTGCGGTCCTGTCATAATCAGCAGCACTGCCGTAATCTGTGTGTAAGAAACCTACATCTTTCTTAAATGGGGGTGGAGGACATTGAGAGTCTTCCCTGCAGATATTTTAGCCATCTCCTCCGCAAAATGATAATAGTAAACTGGGGTTTTATTTCTCCCTCTAAAACAATCATTTGAATGAAGGAGATTTGGTGGAGTGGTAATGGACAGTCTGATCCCACTAAGATGACTAAAATGTGATATTCATGCTATATAGGTTCCTTGAATTCCAAGAAATTATATAGATCAGTATTTAAATATTGGAGGCATTTTTTATTAAACAAGCCATACTATTCTTCCTGGTGTTTAACAGCCCCTTTAATTTAAAGTTATTCTCTTTCTGCGCCTCCCGCTCCTCAAAAAAGTATATGTGTAAAGAAAACTTATGTGGAGACTATGCAGACTCCTGAAAATTTGTACAATATCTATATCATTTGAAGAGAATGGATGGATGAATGACTGATGTTACcccagtaaaacaagtttatacaTGATTGGGTTAAAGCTAGAACACTGAGTGAAAGCTGCATAGCTCCAGCAGATATTATTTGTAAGTGTATTTGTATGTATctattttattcataaaaagCTTATGAggaggcagggccgcccagaggattcagggggcctggggcaaagcaatttcgggggccccttccataaaaaaagttgcaatactatattctcatgggggcccctgtggggcccggggtctggggcaaattgccccacttgcccccccccccccccccccgggcagccctgtgaGCGAGGCTCAGTTATATTGTATAAGCTTCAATAGAATTTCAATACCTAATCTCTTTTAAAAACAGCCCCCAGATtgagaaaaggaaaatatataGTTTATAAGCTAGTGCTTCAATGCCTGCCAAAGACCGACATAATATGttacattacatttttttttttttaccaacatAGGTTGGGGCAAGTGTAGTTTACACCTGTGAGTGATTAAGATTTTTAACAAAAATGAGAATGCTACAATTAAAGtgttttgggttatttttaatgtattaaaaagTCAACACGATAACTTTCCCAAAACAGGGAGTAGAAGAATTACATTGCTGTGTGTTGTAATAAAATACACAAGTGAAACAaaagtatacctctaccccgatataacgcaacccaatataacatgaattcggatataacgcggtaaagcagcgctccgggggggcggggctgcgcgctccagcggatcaaagcaagttcgatataacgcggcaagattttttggctcccaaggagcgttatatcagggtagaggtgtaaaagGTAGCAATAAATAATTCTTTGATGTAGATATGATCTTGTTATCTTAAACAGCATGAGAGcactcctgctcctagagcagaAAGCTATGTGATTATACTCATATTTAATCCCACTCCTTTGGGGTCAAGAAGTCCAAAGATATTGATAATCATCCTGTACCGCTCACTTGCAGTAGAGAAATAGCATAGTGGCATTATGGAATAATAATGCCTGTTTCTCAAAGATTTACTGCAGTCATGAAatgggtttaaaaataaacacatagtAGCTGAGACATTCTGAGTCATCTGTATCTAATTTGAATCTCGAGCATTTATCACTGTCCTACCCAGGAAAGCTAAAATACACAGTGTATGTGTTTAAAAtatcaacagagagagagagagagattcctcaACCAAGTCTATTCTGGAATAATCTATTTGTAATTGCATTTAATTTCTACAGGAAGCTGGGGAATAAGCAGAAAGGTCTTGGTGTACCTGTGGCTGTATTATGTTCCCATCATTATGCTTGTCATAAAAGTGCTAAATCGCCCACCGGGCTGCAGGCTGCACTGCTAGTATCTGTAAACACACACAATAAAACGCACAGTGTTTCAGATAACTCCTATGATGTCAAACTTACGTGATTTCCAATGAACGTGGCATCACTCCGAGGCTCATAAAAACTTCTAATGATTCTTTTCTCTCTGTGGCAAAAGTGAAGTAATggtgttttcctttcctttgtctcAAAGGGCCTTCTGAGTGGTACAAATCATATCCCATTGCCCAGGGACATCGTCAGTCACCTGTTGATATAGTCTCCATGCAAGCAGTTTATGATCCTAGTCTGAAGCCTCTTATTATCTCATATGAATCGTGTACATCTCTTGAAATCTCCAACAATGGCCACTCAGTCATGGTggactttgaagatgctgatGACAAGACAGGTGAGCTTGATGCTGTCTTAGAATTAAGATCTCATAGCTTATATTACTTCACCTTCTTAGCTAGAGAGATGATAAAATACATTATGTGAAGTAAAATTAAAGGCTAGTGTACAATTTTGCTCTATTTAAATTTTCTGATATGAGACCAGTGGCATTACTTGCCTGGGATATGTGATTTGAGCCACTTTTGTTTTACCATTTTCTTGggcctgcctttttttttttttttttaatatcacaaTCTGGGCAGAGGTTTGAAAAGTGGAGAGACTGGGCGCTCAGTCTCTGTGCAGAGTGTCACTTAGCAGATCCACATCCTTACATGGTAAGGAAGAATTCAATCTGTGGACAAGAAATTCTGCATTTCAATTTGTGGTGATTCCTCTGAATTGTCCTGAGAGGAAAGGTGGTCACTTCTGCTGAATACAGACCACGTAGATATCAAGTGCTCTTGATGACCTAGACCTGTCAGCACCAGAAACATGGTGCCTCATTGATTCCTCTTTCCCAGGCTTCTTCAGAAATGATACAGACTCTCTGGCTAGTTCTGCTGAGGAGGCAGACTGTGCATGTTACACAagctgcagctgccttttatcCTTCATCTTCAGCTCTAGGCAATGTGAGTTTTGGTGCTGTTAAACACTCCATCGGGGTGGCCAAACATGCAGACCCTTTGAgccgcatatgacaatcttcagaagtttaaGAGCCGGGGCACACCTGCCGGGGCTCCAGGCTTCAGACCCGTGGAAGGTGCCTgacggggctcggggcttcagctccgcttctgctgaagccccgagaccctCCTTCCTACTGGGCAGAAACCCTTACCCgaccaccctgctgcaaggcagaggtcccgagcttcccccccagtctggtaggtggagaacgGGGGGGACCTGAGGGACTCCATGAGctacactttaactgtaaaagagccgcatgcggctcgcAAGCCACAATTCGGCCACCCTGTATTAGATTGTTCTCCTTTTGCCTCTATAGAAAATTGTGCTCTGATTCACTTACACACTGATTCTGAGGCACAGAATATCATAAATCTATTAGTAACTGATAAGTAGAGAGGAGCTTTTATATAAATGGTCTCTGATGGgctagtttgttttattttaacttatGTCAGCAACTAATGGTCATTCATCCAGTTTGGTGCTTTTGCTGATGCCAGTTTATTTTGATATTCAAACTAAATGTTATGGTTGCTGGGAAATGAATAACCTGCAATGGCCTGAGGTACTCTCTATTGCCTTTGAAGTAATCCCATAAGGTTGTCAGAGCATTATCAGGTATGGGCTTAAGTTACAGctactggatcttttaaaagaaaaaaacccaaggaCAAGCAAACAGCTCAGTGAATGATCAATTTGCAAGTATAATTTCTGAGTTTTCAGTAAAGACAATGGATCTGAGCTTGCCTAAAATGAGCTTCTTTAAAGATTCTTTTAAGCATGTGGCCTTAGAAAGTGACTTTGTAAAATGTATCTGGAAAAACTATCTTCACAGACAATTTTAATTCAGTTATAAATAATAGAAATCTGTCCATTTAATAGTGAAATTCACCTAGGTTCAGAGGGTTTGCACTACAGGGTCCCTGCATTGCTGCTCAAGGGGAGGGCATCACTGCAGCATCCATGGTAGGGGCTCTCTGCCCCTGGTGCATTATGGAGGGACTTTCCATCCACTAGACTAGCATGAAAGGGTCTATTGGAGGAGAGCAAACCTGGAGAGAAGCTACTAGAGCTGCACTTGGATAGTTCCAGTGACAGGGGAAGGCGGGGTTGGACGAGGGGGATGCATTTCATCTACCCTATAAGCCCCCATTTAGGCCCCAATTTAGCAAAACATataagaatgtgcttaactttaaggggATAGACTTTAGTccagttaacttcagtgggacttaaacatgtgcttatgtgctttgtgTAGGAAACTAGCCTTTATACCCCAAAGTCCAATTTGAGCCGTGTGGTGGGGTTGTGGACTGCACTCTTAAAAGTTAATATTCCATGTGAAGAGCAGTGAAATAATTCCATAACATGAAAAATTTAGAAGCAAATAAAATGATAAGGACTATGTTGTTAAAAAATACATTATAGACATGGTGTGTGCATACTTTACAATACTTTTTTAATTAATTACCAGTTTTCAGTTCTGTTTGACAGAAGATGAACTTCTTGGTGTCCTGTCGCTTTAAAGcacaaaaaaaatttcaactaGCAATATCACACCTCAGATTAACCTgctgaaattttattttcttcctataAATGTAGGCCACATTGCCTAGGTATTAATGGGCTGCATTTAttaaaagtattattttaaaatttaaaatgttaaaagtttGTATTTACCTTGACCAAATCCCATAATCTCTCCTATCTGTCTtccccacctttgtaaagtgacTTGAGATCCTCTTATGAAAGGTGCTATGTTAAGTACAAGGTATTTCATTAACTTCTTCTACCAGGATCAGGTATTAACAGAAAACAGAATATAGAGAACTTTTGCTGGAGGGAAAAAGATAATCCTAAAGAGGAAATATGTAGCAAAATGATATATGGCTGTGTAAAACTGCACCTTCTAACTCAACAGATCCACTCCCTGTCTTCCACAAAGTCCCGGTACCTTTACAAttcaaaaaagttatttaaaaacacatCACAAACTGTTTCTAAttccaattgttttttttttaaatacaaaaaccaGTTCAGCTTCCTGAATTTCAATAGGAAGCATCCATAGCTTGGTTGCTTGGTGGATAGCTGCTATGTCCTTACCTCAAATTTACCTTTCCAAAGGCTAAATAGGAATATGGTAAATTTTTATATAATTAATTGTCAGTAAAAATTTGTTTCTCCTTCTAGTATAAATCTGCTATCTCTGATATCAGCCAGGAAGAAAAACTCTTTACCCTCACTCACCTTCTCCTAAACTTGTATGGAGGAGCTGACATGAGATATTTACTTACACAGATGATATTGTGAGTTTCCAGCAGATTTGGTGGCACTGGATCATAGGTCAGATACGTCCCtaatgtaacttcattgactttgaTCAGGAATAAATTTTCCCTatgttattaattttaataacctGAGAGCCAAGATAAAGGACTTTCTTTGTATTTTGTTAATTGTGGCTTTGGCTTCTCTTCTGTATACTGTAtatcagaaatatatatatttttttcctcctggctCTTGAGAGATGCTGTTTCTCCACTATTGACCCAACTAGTTTCTACAGTCAGGcagtaaaaaaaaccaaatatTTAATCTTTTACATTCTCTTTATGCACTTCCATTTACAGTGGTCAATGGGGGGCCCCTTGAAGGTCCCTATAGGCTAAAGCAGTTTCATTTTCATTGGGGAATGAAGCACAGTCAGGGATCAGAGCACACAGTTGACAGCAAATCTTTTCCTTCTGAGGTAAGAACTTTTTCACAACCACTTTACTACAGCCAGGATGCAAACCTGAAACAAAATTTGGAACAGTTTGCATCCAGATTTGAATTTTGCAGGTTGGCCCATCCATCCATTTAACCAAGCAATATATTGCTATCTATATATTCATTAACTGAAATGCTGTCTACATGCAGTTTCTAGCTGGCCATTTCTCTCTATCCACAATGGGGTTTGGAAGCAACAGCTCTGCACCACACACTTTAAATAAGTAACCAGCATCTCTTGCTTATATTTGCCTGTGCTCTATCTGTCTATTACTGTGTCCATACAGTATGTAGCATGAgggggccccattcttggttggcccttTGGCACTACCCTAATAAACGTGGTTTTGGGGGTGGGGCCATAGCTCTGGCAGCCAATAGCAGTTTGCAGATAAGGAAGAAAAGAAGTAGTTCTAGCAGACCCTGGAAGTGCTTTTTTTGGGGTGGTGGGGTGTTCATTGTCTAATCCGCTCAAACGACTGCTGTTTTGGAACTTGGTAAATTCCTAGTTGAGTTGGTTTGTCCCAGAATTTCTGGCAAATCTGCCCTTCAAGCAAAGCTTTATTATGTGATAAACGGACTGATGTTATTGCTTACTAAGCGTAATACAACCTGTGTGAGGGCCTTTAGCATTTAGCTTGTTCATACTTCTGTTTTATGATTCCCCTTCACAGCTCCACTTGGTTCATTGGAATGCCAGGAAATATGCAACAtttggagaagcagcagcagctccagatgGCTTGGCGGTAGTTGGTATTTTCTTGGAGGTAAGAGTCATGAAAATAATGGTGTGTGTTTTATGTGCAGAGGCGCATCAAACTGTCAACTGTTTAAGAACTAAGACACATAGTTGAGAAGAACTGTTTGGGGAAAATAAATGACTTTACTGGAAGCAGTGACTCAAGGCGGACTGCAATTAAACCTACTTCAGTGGGAACATGCCTAAGACAGAAAATGGCCTGTTATATATTCAAAGCATAATTATTAACTATATCATATCTATATTCTCATGCAACTGTATCCATTACACTTGTAGACTGGAGAAGAACATGCCAATATGAACAGACTAACTGATGCCTTGTATATGGTAAAATTTAAAGTAAGTTTTTTGTTTGctcttgtatttatttttcttcccctcACTTGGATGACTTTTAAACAGTATAAACTTGTGCACAAGCTTgagtgaaataaaaacaaattaaagcagcaaattccatctcccctcccaccccccgaaaTTCACCCATCGTTAGTACGTAACGTAATACAAGGGTATATAAAAGTGATAGTTTAAACACACTTCATTCTAATGTATTGTCTCTCACCACTCATGGTTGCTTTGTATCCTAGAATTGTAGGATCTAATGCACAAAACTTCAATATAATACGCTTTTGCTATCAAGGAGTTCAGAATGAATGAACATGTTGTTCCTGCCTCTGGGTGTTTTGAGAAGGGACTATTGAATTCTGATGTTGTGGATATGTGCTTGGCCATAACTCGCTTCCCCACTTTGAAAAGGAAGCGTTTCCCCCTCAGGCATTTCTtataattccttttaaaaatggcaGGACTGCCCTTCAGGATGAGATGCCCTTGtcctcactcctgctggattcTGCGGTGAGCAGAATTTTGCAGACACATTGGCGTTTTTTGGTTGCACGGCTGTGGAGTGTGAGTGAGCAGGTGCTTCCTCCTCCTGATCTCCTTCTCAGTAACAATGCCTGGATCCAGGAGTCCTGTTCTGGACCACTGTAACCCTGAAGGTAGTCGTGTAACCTCTCCTGGCACTGCACTCTGTGCCAGCTCAGTATCCTCTGCCACATGcttacctgagctggaaattacacctgcAGCTTCAGGATAGACCTATTCTTTGTTCTAGATTTGGGTGTTTGATTGCAGAGGCAATCTTTGCCTAGATTGCCTTGTTGCTCCAGACTCCAAGCAGAGTAGTAAGGCACAAGAAGCACAGGAATTCCACAATTCCGTAGAAGCAAATGCTAGTGATGAAGTGTGCACCATTAGCAGCTCGTGCTGGGTACTATACAGAGGAGAGATTTTCTGCCTAATTTCCCGATGGGGAAGGGGCATTAATTGCAAGGGGATCTTTTGTTTTACTAGTTCAGTGCTAACACAGGCAGCAGGGACATACATCCCTAAGCCAGCATCTGGGTCTGGGATCACCACAGCTCATGTGATATCACCACAATACTAGATGAGTGCTATTCTCGTGATGTTGTTGTTCTTAGACAGAGCCAAATTATCATCCCATTATTCTTGCAATTTTAAGCTATTAGCTGGTGTTTCTGTTTCTCAATAAATATCTATCTccttaaacacattttttttaaaaagaaatataatgTGTCTGTTCTTTCCAGGGGACAAAAGCTCAGTTCAGAACCTTCAACCCAAAATGCCTCCTGCCCTCAAGTCTAAATTACTGGACATATCCTGGTTCTCTAACAACACCTCCTCTATATGAGAGTGTAACGTGGATAGTGCTGAAAGAGCCTGTCAGGATTTCTGAGAAACAGGTAAACTTGCAGTCAGCTTGTCCCCAAGTTTTGATACTCCTGACTTCATTTTTTTAGGGTTTAAAATGGGATCTGTGGGCAGTGATTGTTTTCTTTGTACAATGGGACTAATTTAAGAAATGGCAAATAGCCTGAGATGTCTAGTCTTGAAGTACGGAATGACGGATTTTGTGGATAAAGTAGAAAGGCAACATTTTGTTTGTTATGCCTCCATAAAGatataatggaccaaattctgccttcatttaTACCCATGCAACCATGTCTTAGTTGAATGCAAGGACCTGCTTGGAATTTCTTTGCTATCTGTCAAATTAACATTCTCTTATCTATTTCACTCTATTTGCCAGGAAAATGACTTAAAAACTTAagttcagattttcaaaggtatttgggttCCTAAATATGCAGATAGGTGTTTAGTGGGCTTTTCAAATGtacttaggtgcccaactcccattgatttcaatgacaattAGGCAccaaggtacttttgaaaatcctactagatACCTATCTGTATCATTAgacacctttacaaatctggcccttaggccaCATTCTGTTTTAACAAAAACTAGTGTAACTCAGCATGATTTAGCCTTTGATATTTGTCTGACCAAATGTAAAAGAAATGTTCATATAACATCTTCCCAAATAGTAATTGATATCATGGGAAGTAGATGCCACATGAGACTGCAGGGGAGATTTGAAACGGAAGCTATCTGTAGACATTTTAAAGCACAGACTTATAAAATGggcttaatttttttctgaatttccaATGATGATATTTGCACACTTGGTATTATAGAGTGAATAATAAATCATTATTCATAATGTAATATCTCACTCCAAGCCCAGATTTGCCATCTTCAGTGCCCACACATTCCAAACaatcttgtttaaaattgttgctTAAATGATCTTTGGTATAGCAAGAAAAATCTTTGGTACTTGCTTTTTTATGTATTTTCAAAACTGCTG encodes the following:
- the CA7 gene encoding carbonic anhydrase 7 produces the protein MTGHHCWGYGQDDGPSEWYKSYPIAQGHRQSPVDIVSMQAVYDPSLKPLIISYESCTSLEISNNGHSVMVDFEDADDKTVVNGGPLEGPYRLKQFHFHWGMKHSQGSEHTVDSKSFPSELHLVHWNARKYATFGEAAAAPDGLAVVGIFLETGEEHANMNRLTDALYMVKFKGTKAQFRTFNPKCLLPSSLNYWTYPGSLTTPPLYESVTWIVLKEPVRISEKQLEKFRTLLFTSEGDERIQMVNNFRPPQPLKGRIIRASFKA